The Glycine soja cultivar W05 chromosome 9, ASM419377v2, whole genome shotgun sequence sequence TCCCCTTCACAATAAAGAGTGGGTAGCTGCTTGCCTAGTTAAACTAAGTTCTCTCTCTGGTTCCATTGCGAGCCTCTATCCAATCAATGTGGAAATTACACTCTACGAGACAATTCCAAGACTTCTGGAACAGATCAGAACTTCGTTCTCCCCAGAAGCACAGGAAACTGCTGTTGTTGAACTTAACAGAATAATATCTGAAGGAGTGGTAGATTCCACAGAAGCTATTATTTCTGATGAAGCAATATATTCATTGGTGAATTTGATAGAAGAAGGTAGTGATAGGGCTGTTGAAGCAAGCTTGGCAATACTGTATAATCTGAGTATGGACAGTGAGAACCATTCAGCACTTGTGGCTGCTGGAGCAGTGCAGGTCTTAAAAAGAATTGTTCTAGCTAATAGAACACACTGGGAACGAGCTCTTCTTTTACTCAGGACTCTGCAACCGTGATGAGTTCAAGGGTGTAAATCTTGAAACAGTTTCCTCGTTGTAtaatgcacttttttttttggtacaattGTATAATCTACTTAATTTAtgtgtaaaagaaaatttttacccttgtaagttattttataatGCAATACACAAAAGTCTATAATCAATATTCTATCCAAACAAGTTCCCTTTCAAatatcaatttcaatttcaagtaTCAGATTTAAGACCTGATACTTAATATCAATTTCAGTTCCCTTTCAAATATTCTATCAACAAGTTATTATTAGCATGTATCATTTGAAATTTTCCCCCAAAAAAATGAATTCTCTTGTTGGATTGTTTTGTCCAAATTCTTGCGTCTATTTCGATATATATCGTGTTAGGTAAAATGGTAAAAGTTTGAAATTGTTTAAaagattataattattaaaactaaTCATTTAGTATAATGTATGGTAAAATTATTTgtagataaatttttaaaaaaataaagctaaGATGTAATTTTCGTcttcctatttttctttttttaaatttgtgcttttagtttcttattttttaattgagatattttatcctttagttttaaaaagttcatgattttaatttcttatttttttaattaagatatttcatctcctacttttaaaaaatccacaattttattctttttgacCAATTTCAAAGGTTGATCTATATACTTTGTAAACATTAACTTATATATGTTTGTTTATCATTCACataatagatatattttttaaattatttaattgctaacaagcttaatttatttaaaaaagaattaaaaagtaCATCGTCAACAAATTTGAGATTGACAAGGAATTTTggggattttaaaaaataggagaaagaAAATTACATCTTAGTCAAATAAACTAATGAGGTTATGCTCTatattcatttttcataattatcGTAATTAGATTCTTTAGCTTTCTAATGAGACTTCGAGATATTCCcacaaacttcaattttttaggTCAATTATGATACTAAATGatctatatattaatattataaataatcttttatatttttatctaataaaaaattaacaagtataataaatatatcaatttttataataatattttttatgacattttaaaataatactttaaaaaacATGTAAACTATTGATTCTTATTTGGAGATTATGTAAAATTTAACTATGTACAGAAAATAAACTCTTTACATTTTCAGATCAGGCcttatttcttttcttgtaaGAGTTTATTAAAAAGTTTCTCCACAAATAACTTTGATatactttaattaaattcatataaataaagGGCAAAAAAAGTGTTGGAGTTATTCGAAATTTGAGAGTGGCCAGGTCTTATCCGTTTAGAGTAAACATTTATTATCAGCAAAAACACGGAGACCCGTCGCCATGTTTTGCTTATCTAACCTTTCTACTGCAACCAAACTTATTGTGGCTAATTCCATAATTCCACAGTTCCACAGAACAAAGATTCTGAGCAAAGAAAACCTCCCATTCCAGTTCCAGCCACAAAACCCTTACCCCGCAGAAATAGGGTCCGGAATGGAGCCCCAAAGCCCTCCGTAATGCAAATGGAACGCATTGTTGGCGCTGGAAGCTTCAGAGACACCGAACCCCCTCCTCTCCGGTGCGTACCCTTCATCTTCATTATATTTAGGGTGCGTTtgatttaaaggaaaaatataacctaaatgaaaatgaaagagaaataacttaaaaaagaagaaatagaatagaaataaattgatatgttatgttgatttttaagagaaataaataagaaataatattataaatttgttcAATAGGAATAAAATTGGAAATTTGTTGCTCCGACAGCacctaatataaattaattctttTGTGAATATGTTATAACAAACAAAACTGATGTCTCTTTGTCTAagtcataaatttttttcttatcttcaaTCAAATCTCATCTTTaattatctctttttatttgCAAGACtcaaaatcaatataatatttaaaagaacTCAATTCATTTTCACTTGGAAGACTTGTGGGTCatatatttaaagtttattttagaaaataaatgtgTGTAGTCTTTAAACTTTTagtcaaatttgattttggtatgcatactttaaaaattacaaatttagtgtttcaactttaaaaaaatatgttaattttgactatagaaaaatatcattaaatatttaagatttaaatatgttttcataTCCTAAAATACatctttttcatattattacttaaatattttattttgtttttggtacgGGTAATATTTTTATGGTTGCTATTATTAAGTGATGATGTAAGTGACAAAGTGTGTCACACCATCAATGTCATGTCACTACCCTGACATCCTATTTTCCATGTCATTAGCCTCTTTGCTTCTCACACTACACGGAAATACACTTTGAGTCCACTTGACTGACTGTAACAAAACAAGACTGAttgtaacaaaacaaaattgacTCTAAATTGTTGAACCTGCAACAGTTGACACTGAAGTATGgattaaaaacaaacataaaaatattaccactactaaaagcaaaaaaaaaaattatataataattcaaaaataaggTATTTTGTAGGTATGAAAAGCATATTtaagttaatatttaaatattaaattaaaatgtaacaaatgactaaatttacatatttttaaaaattaaataactgaatttatgaatttaaaagTATGAGAATCAAAATCTAATTTGACTGAAACTCtagggaatatatatatatatatatatatatatatatatatatatatatatatatatatatataattttaatgttggTTTTGATGGATAATAATGAAAAGGGATTCAGACATGGGGAAGACATTGATGGATTTGTTCTTGGGGCAAGCCATGGAAGGGGAGGTGCAGAAGAAGACGAGGGAGACAGGAGAGTGGCTCTCCGCACTCCACCAATGCTGAGCCTAGAATTACCTCTTCGAGTAAGTAGTAGTACTGCTGATTGTTATTTTCTGAGTTCCAATTAATTTGTCTTTTTATGTAATGCCTTACATCTTTTGTAGTAGGattttgaaggaaaagaaaggatacGTTGaggtttttattaatttattttctgttatttattaagtttttaaaattaaaataaaatattataataaatttaatgtcttcattatttacctttttatgaaaattacgAGTTTACTTTATAtgcattaataatgtaaaaaaattatcttataggACAATTTGTAATTAGTGtcaatgtataaattatttattcaaatataattttcttaattttagaataaaaaaatattctctggTCACATTCAGTTCGAAATTTCACtctcaaaagtattttttgaaaataatgttaattatgCCAATTATTAAACATTCTTTACCGGAGGGAGGGGAAGATTCATGACTCCATTATTAGGAGAATAAGTTTTGAACATGTTAAAATTAGGCTAAAATAAGGTATTGAAGGCTTATTTATGTAGCTCACACTTTCATTTGCGGTTGATCTTTGAATTCCATTGTTTTTAAGACTTACGTCATAATTTCTTGTTTCGTTTTAGTCATTTTCAAATAATGTTAATCTGGcccattttttaataatttttttctttttttaatttaaattgatgCAGGAAAAGgaattttaatgtttatgttTCAATGGATTCTACCAATTTGGGCTTTTACTCCTAGTAGTGGGTTATGCTTTCTGCACCGAATTATTTTTCTACATCCATCAATTAAAGTGAATTTGGTCAAATTACCcttcacttaaaattaaaatacactcATCCCCACTCATCCCCTCCCTCATGTAGCAATCTTCTGTTGCACCACTGCGAGTGTCTATCCTCTGATCATCTTTATTATTCTATGGATCATTTTGTTGGTGGTGTCGCCTCCTGTTTTGTAGACGTCATTGTGGGTATCCTTATTTCTCCAActgtataaagtttaaattttactGTGTTAAATCCATGTAAATCCATGTAGATTGCCAATTGCCAATCTGTATAGATTATACAAATTGTGAATTTGTGTGATCATACATATTGATGGATCATACAAAttactaatttatatttttgtttatttttaattattctattatttaataaattattggtttaattaatttgtttatttaaaaattaatgtttaatttttgttgttatttatttattttataaataattattgttatttattttaaacatttatttatttgattaactatatttgtttattttggataatttttttatttagtaaataatttatttaagaattttttttatttaaaaatcattgtataatttttttatttaattattttataaataactattttaattcatttttatatttaaaatagttatttataaaaaatttaaataaaaaaattcgaaatttttataatgtatatattttacaatttagttaaataagaaaatgtaatattgtatatgaaaaatgttttttatttgtatacttgtataaatattattacattaataatattaaatatttatataaatagtgtttgaaagtataaaaaatataaaatgaatttcttcatttatttataaatatttaaaagtattaaaatagttatttataaaataatgaagtagtcatttattaaaaataaaaataaaattgtactttgattttgatcatataatttagttttCTAGAAGTAGTAATGTgaagtataaaaatttaaaaaatgaatttctacattgatttattaatatataaaagtattaaaataattacttaaaaaataattaaatatttatttatgaattattaaatagtaatttataaaatattttaaattaaattcttgtttgattttgatgatatattttgttatgaaatatgaaattcaACTATTATTTCAACGATGATAttagttataattattatttaaattttgtaaattatggTTAGAACAAGAGGATTGTGTTGGACTTTAGGTAGAGTTTTAGGAAGAATCTAAGGTAGATAGGTTAGTAGTGATGCAGAAGAAGCCTTTCAGTGTCAAGGTTGAAAACATCGACACATAGAGAATGAGAacctgttgttgttgttgtagtgGATGTTGAGAATGTGGATAATCTTGTTGACGAGGTTCATGAAAAGCCTCACCATCCAGATACAAATCATGTAGGTACTGATATAGAGAGTTTTCCAAGCGGGCTTGAAGATACATCAGTGTTGACAGATTATGGTTATCATGTGGCTGCTAGAGTTTGGGTAGGAggaataattatttgtttaattgtatcatatttaaataattatttatcattttaatttacctaattaattttaattatttgtaggAATATACTGAGTTGAGTTTGACCTCTCATGGGAGGAAGGTAGAGAAATTTGGAATGCAAAATGTCATTACAGGCAACAAACACCTACAAAAATGATAATACATGTTTAGTCTTCAACGAACATTCATTTGCTTactttaacaaaatataaaatcatataaataccTAAGAAGTATTAAAGACATAAGAacaatcaatattttcaaatacatCAAGTTCCTCTCCATTGTCTTCATTCATATTAACTTCTTCACATATTATGTTGTCATATATGCACTTATCTTCGTTCatcttaacaaaacattaaaaaaacttcaataacaaactaacaacACCTAAAAACACCATACAGAGTtctaattatttacaaatttatttatttattctaaaaaactttcatgttaaaatttattttaaaatcttcaaCACTAGATAGGTATGtcaatatatcaataaatatgttttttaatatttactatcacacaattttattattttttagtgcatatactaatatattatattgaaattgataagcatatatatgaaaatttatttctaaattttcatattttatatacttGCATAAACTACttaatctaataaaatttacacaattatattaaaaaaatataactaaatttataaaaaaacattaaaaaaattatttaatttatttaattttttttaggttatacggattgacaatccataagaaccatatggattgacaatccgtaagttttatACAGATTGATAATCTATAAGAACCATATGGATAACATAAGGATTGACAATCCATAAGAATCTTATCAATCCGTATGAAACTTATAGATTGCTAATCcgtataaaatttatgaattgtCAATCCGTAAGTTTTATACAGATTATCTATCTGTAGGTTTAATACGACACAAATCCTTCAACTTGTAGATGGAAAAAACTTACCTCCTCCGTTGTTGTACCATAACACCCCCATGATGACTGCCACGAACTGCGAATGAACCATGACGACAATGCACCTCCaccaaaccaacaacaacaacgaaaTAAGAGCTCACCCAAAACGGAGAATggtgtatgaaaaaaaaaatacagaacaaaccaaagaagaagaaataaacatgggtaaggttggaattttaaaatttgtgttgGGTGTAGAAGAATTTCTGTTGGGTTCAGGAAAAAAATCCCTAGCAGCTTTTGGAGCCATCAAGTTGCCATTTAGCAACCCTTTTCTTGATGATATGCTCATGTGAGCATAGGTCAATCATGAACCCCCTTTTCTTGATGATATGTTGCTCATTTGAGCTATCCgtgtatatttataaaaaagattacATACTAATTTACATTGTCATTTAATCACAACTCatcatttaagataaatttattgacttttacaaaattattttcaaagtcatgcgaatgttgattttttattgaacggccgtgtaaaattattttacatcctCCATGCATCACCATTAAActcatttatatttaataataggCTTAATTGTAAATTTAGTCTCGTTATTTGTCTTAGCTCACGAATTTGGTTCTCTTGTAATTTAATTCACCAATTGACGATCAACATTTGCATTTAACAATCAACGTCCAATTTCGGGACTAGGGATTAAAATAACggaattgcaaaaaaaatgaaagactcAATTGGTGAATTAAACTACAGGAGGATCAACTTCATGAACTAAGACAAATAGGGAgactaaatttacaatttaagCCTAAATAATATAACCTTCTCATGAGTtcttgtctttttattttaggtcCATACACTCTGATATGGTCCAAAAGCCAAAATTTAACATGCCCGGCTTCAATTACCTCAACATTGTAtagatttattttccctttcttgTGATAACTCTGTATAGGGGTTTCATTTCTCTACAAACACATGTAGATTTCCATACAACTATGTACTTGGTAttgatcatataatttttttttatttgagttagACGCGTATCGTGGTATGATTTGATTCAAACAAATAACGTGTTTTTGAAACTTTTAGAATTAAAGAACCAACTGTGAGTTCATTTCTATCAAACTACCAGTATTTAACTTTTACttgaattaagattttgagtcaaaatcttaatttgatattttaattaagatcTTGACGCGTTTAATGAATTATCTCAAttcaattttctaaatttgtgtATAAAACATCTGTTTATTTTGAAACGTATATGGCTTTATACGTTTGAACAAGTACGGAAATTTGTGTATAAAACATCTGATTTCAATCTCAATCTAGAACGTAAATTGAATCTTGAGGTTTAAGTCAAGAGGTTGATGTTGTCATTGTCGTACTATTGCAGCTAGCGGCACAACGAGATTATGACAATGATATTTTGCATGGTTTCTCATTGTGAAATTATCTTATATTCAATGTTGTTGAAGATAGTATGCAAGAACTCAAACTGATTTGCTTTGTTTCTCTGCCTTTTCTCAAATGGACATCGCTTCTACTTTTTCTTTAGTAAAATTGAACACTTGTGGCTAAAGTGTAAAAATCTTGTCCCTAGTTGCAAGAATGTTGCGAAAAGGGTGAGTTTGCACTCAGACATGAAAATGAAGAATTTCAGTACTGAAACGAAGGGGGCATGGCACAAATCTATTCCCCAGATCCAGTTCTTTGCAAGGCCGTGCACTCCCAATATTTTGGAAGTCTTACTACTGAAAGGGCCGTGGTCGTGAGAGTGAAGGGTAAATTTGGAAGAGACCAACttaaattaacaatatttttaaggtttaaatatgtttaaggtcatgattaaattttattttcagtcCCTAATACTATTTTGAGTTTTCGatatattaaaacttttgtTTGAAAACCTTGACGTGTCACCTTAAAAATTGATCTTCTCAACACTTTTAATGATTGACATGGTGTTACCTCATTACTTAGTTGACAACAGagattcaaaataaaagttttaatatatcaatgactcacaataataaaaaattattcgagatccaaaataaaatttggtcatttatcaTGAATCTCAAAATGTGACATATGTCACCCTTTGAGTCAATAGGAAGATTACTCGGCTTCTTGTTTTCGGAGGATATAGAAATTCAAAATcctatgaattttaaaaaattgagtatGAATGTTATGACttttttaagagaattttataatataaattttaataaatttatatgataagaatttaaaatatttgaaagcaCTTCATGATCTTTTAGatcaatgaaaaatgatagGATTGAAATAGCTAATTGATTATAGCTTCTTGTTCTCCTATAGCCCTTCATGAATTAACATCTTCTTGTTCTTGCTCTTGAATTTGAGCAATAGGttcaaaattatattcattaaaatcatcataaaaaaacaatccagacaaatttatatttttgaatacTAGGTGACTTTTTATAAGTTGCATAAATTGTATATCCGACTCGAACATAATTGTCTTCGGTGGAGGATACGTGTGGTCTAtacaaaaaatactttaattgaaTATTGCCGAATTTTGTTGtcctccttaaaaaaaaaattctaatagtTTTGATTGAATATCAGAAGACATTTTTCATATCATTTAAATGTCTTGATTGAATaccacaaaattattttaataaaaaatatttataaattcttaaaaatcttTATCCAAtacacctatttttttttataattaatcctttgtttttataaatgctAAACTTCATCTATGATTCATTAGAATGTTGCCTTCAAAGTTTTAAAAGCCTTAATTTCACCATCATGTTCCCAAGTTTGAAAGGATGTTTAATTGTGGAGTTCTAATGTGATATGTGCATTAGTGTTGGTATGATCGCACCTAAAAAGTATTGTACAATCAATTACTATATTCCTTCTTGGCAGACTAAATTTCAACTCCGAATGAGCCATGGAACCACAATACATCAACGTAAACTTCGTTTCGACTTTGTCGATACAAATtggaattttattataaatctatTTGATTATATATCTTGGTCGGTTATGAACATATAATAGccttttattgttgttgttggatgtTGATCACTGTTGGCAAGTGTACTGAttcacacaagtagtataaaacagtaagaTCGAGTATCATATCCTCAGGGAATTTGTTTCACCTAGACCATGTAAATTCACTATGTAAACacttataaggattaaaacaaGGCAAATGTTGAGTTCTATACTATAAAACCTAATTCAACACAAGCAGAATATCTAAAACTATAAAAGGTGGAAACTATCAAGTTAAAAGCGTTGGAGAGCGTCCTACTGAATTTCTCTTGATGTATAAAATGtagttttctctatttaatgttatcctagtgttcttataCTGAGAAACTACTCAAaccatgattcctcacatgaatgagcctaactctctttagACTTTGTCCTTGACCCCTCAACAAACTTGTTCTAAAAGAGTTGAACTAAGCCTGCAGTATAAAATGGACTAGATCAttgcactccattcctagacatacagatttctagcttgctctatcaagttctaaggttttaaagcattttccaataCTAAAAAGCCTAACTACACGTACAAAtaggtgatcaagccacaagcatgaaaaataagcatagatagaagcaatgaacacaaaaaaataacattaaatagatagtgagaATATTACATCAAGATTGTTCTGTAGAACTCCCCAACAAAgaggcttagccttccattacaagcaaaGCTTCAAAACTACAAGAAGTAAACtatttttggtgaaagaaattggaagaagatgatggaGGATGTCTCCTCTAGCCTCTAAACCCTAAATCTCTCTATTTTCCTGAACTAAGCTCTCTCTGTTGCTCAAAACTCTTCTCCTTTGAAACCCCACCAAcctcagtgttttaaaggctcttggactCTTCAGCTTTTGAAGGCTCGCTATGCGAGAGTTAGTGAATTTTCGCTTAGCGAGAGTGGGCGCGCTgagcgcgagaagagacaacGTCCTCGCTGGGCTGGCTAGCTACGCGCTGGGTGTGCAGATCTCTGGCTTATCCTTTTCTAGGGTTTCCCATCCGCTAAGTGAGTTGGATGCCTCGCTAAGCAGATGCATCGCGTTGAGCGGATCTGCCTCACTAAGCGAGTCATCAGTTGCTttaaccttctcttctttggccTAAAACTGAGTTGGATTCAACATTAGGTCACAAAATTGAAGTTTCTAAACTATAAACTCacacaataaagaaaatatgtacaattcctacaaaaagaaccataaattggaggcacAACGTTATTTCCTTGTAACTATTCAATACCAAACTAACTCATGAATAtcaactaacaaactcccccaaatttatagttttgcttgtcctcaagcaaaggaATAACAAtttacttgtcctcaagtgactgAAATCAACAATGGTTAGCCAAAATCGTGTTTGTTTCAAAAGTTTCAATCACATGAACTGAGACAACTAGCAATATTTCAACCAACAAAATTTCACAAAGATATGTAGTATTTCAAAGATATGAACATGTCC is a genomic window containing:
- the LOC114368294 gene encoding probable NAD(P)H dehydrogenase subunit CRR3, chloroplastic, producing the protein FHNSTVPQNKDSEQRKPPIPVPATKPLPRRNRVRNGAPKPSVMQMERIVGAGSFRDTEPPPLRDSDMGKTLMDLFLGQAMEGEVQKKTRETGEWLSALHQCDFEGKERIRKGILMFMFQWILPIWAFTPSTAFGAIKLPFSNPFLDDMLM